atcgattttaaaACAGGTTTTACATAAAcgaatgtttaattttaattaggtAGTGTTTAATATAATCGAAATTGAAAGTATAggacttttaaatttaaatatttgcagttctaaaacatttaaatttctcaattttaaaattagtaagatttaagactttgaaattgttaaacttCTATAGAAATCTCCCTATAAAGTAAGAATGACATACATGATGAAAAATGAATGTGTCTTTCTTGATTTAATTACCGACGTATACCTTAGTTTCTTCTTTCTTTAGTTTCCAATTCTTTGTAGTGGTTCTTGCACCTCTGTCCTCATctgataataattaaataaacttcCTTTTGTGGGCGAACAATGGCACCACTGTCTGACGGCCATCTTGTATTCGATATATAACAGTGAACTTGGTGGCGCTGCTGCTAATCAACCTTTAGGCGGTTAATCTACAGCGCATGCGCGTGAGTTTTGCTggaaaacttttgaaatttaaaatttttatttttaaatctgtaaaAAGACACACCCATACATTAGGagtgtatttttattgttttttatgaaatttccatattgatggtttatatttcatacaatgtttttaattcaaatattataacacttttgagataaaaattgaacatcGATAAAAAAACATGTATAGGAGAAAATACATTTATCAACGAATATTTAATaaggtaataataattattttaataattaataataattataattattataattattttaataattattattaaaattattttaattattattatacaattattaatgaaacttatagccaattattattattataatatcaacTGTCATACAAAATATCGTAAATTTTTCATGTTATTTACATCCTGAAGTTTCATAATTCTTGATTAAACTATAACCTGGTGGCAAATTAGAAACACatgaaattaattgaaacattttattcatattttttaagcAAAAACACAACAAAATTCAAATACACTTATTCCTTACACATTTACTTTAATTcaactaaaatataattatatgataaCATGACTCGTGTAAGATGCAATGTTAATGCTTATATGCGTATGAATGTATGCACATCAGTTTTGTAAACACTTAATGAACATGTTAGTTGACGTATGAAAAAAAAGATCAATGTATTTTTGTCTTGGTATGCATGCCCTGATAAAACCATCATCTTCATGAAAACTCAATCGCTCCCACATTGTCGTCGTCgttctctttttttaatttaacaaatgtcAATTATTGGCGAATCACCCGATAGCTCATTTACTTCATTCCATTTTTATCGAGAGAAGAATGCTTTGAAATGGTTACAAAAATGTCAGCCGCAGAATAAGGCACACAATTGATGCAACACGTATTTAATATGGCAATATATTTATCTTTAATGTATGTAATTGGATGTCAATGAATTTCTATTTCGTATATGGATATCATCCTTGTATATTGTATTATGTCAAATGATGCCTAGGGAATCTAAAGCTTCGGAGGAACGATTGTGCCTATATCGCTGTTGTGataatagttttattattattattattaacattattattatcattaatattaatattatcattattataattGATGTTACTGATGATTGGtagtttttattatatatatacaggtATCATTGAGGTATGTTTCGCATCTTATGATATGgggtacatatatatatttatatgtatgacTTTTTCATGAACCACATCTATCAATCAACTTATATGCAACCTTAGGTATTCCATCTACTTGACACAACTGAACTAAAGCGTGAACTATGTTGTAACAAGTGCAACTTCAATACGTTGTACACATTAATATGTATGAGTGAAATGTGTCCTCCTATTTCGAGTTCAAACATCTATTACAAAACAACAATGCTCCTCTTCTGCTCATTTCAATAAAACCCAtagcaacttttttctttttctttttgtaacTTTCTTCTATGTACATCTTAGGTTAGCTCATAACAGCTACAAGTTATATAGTTCACTTTCTTACCAATCTGTTTTCATCTTCAACAAACTACTCTTCTGCATTCTAGCCAAACGTATTATCTCATCTCTAAAATGTAGCTCGGTTATTGAATCTTCAACTGTTTCTCTccgtttacaaattttaaaacgaCGAGTGCACGTTATGGTTTGCAACATTTACGTTTTATTTTGCGTAAAAGCAATCGAAAGTCCCCTAAAATGAAAGGCCATCTAACGTGGTACGTGATGAACGACGCTagtattcttctttttttttcgttttcgtACTTTAAAATTTACGTTCTAGAtaagttttgtaaaaaatatgtcTTAGTCAACTTGATGTTAATTCGTGTTCAGTACTTATAAAATATTAGTGCGAGAACAACGGAAACGACAGTGTATGCTTCAAGTGTTTTTCTCTTTTGTTTGTACTCTGAGTCTCGCAGAGTTCAGACTTTATGATCCATTTATTACATTGACAAATAAATTCGTGACCCTCTTTTTCACAGAATTGTTAACCAAAATTTTTAGCGATTGTAAACAATATGTGGATTAATAATCTTTAATCTCTGatctgttatttttaaatttttctgatGGAATTTGATTACAGTAATTTTGAGGCGAAAAGGTCGCGAGTTTAATTGTCAATCTAATGTTTATATAATACGTACAATAAGAAGAATTCAAAAAACTGATTTCATGAATCTTGATAAGCTcgattcattttaaaaaatacactCAGATGAAACTTTCATCTTTTACAGTTTACGACAGTGATGGGCATATCATGTGCCCGACGAATTATCCTTGCGCATGGGCcaatgtattttaattattaaatgaacacaacattaatttaaaatatcttttaactttcaaatttgcaggATTAGATATTTTCAGAATCACAGGCGCTCAAATTCATTACttcaaaaatgtacaaattttcaaattcataatctttcaatattacaaattctcaaattacaaatttcaacttttcaaacagagatatttatttttaaaaatttgcaaaatttgttttCAGAagtataaattctcaaatttgagaatttagaaattttcaagatcacaaattctcaaatttacaaatttagaaattcaaaagtttgggaatatagaagtttagaattaggatatttttaatatataaattgtgaaaataattattaattaaagccTATAAAGCAGTTCTTCTGCTTTGAGGGTAAATGTGTAGCCCATCACTGTATTTGGAGAACCAAGAAAAAGAAGTTGAATGAAAGAATATGTGCACCAAGTAACATTGACGATAATGTCAAAAATAtccgcatatatgtatatatatatgcttGAATGCATATGTAAATTTTCAACGAAGTTTCCATGAAACACGATTTGCGAGCGACCTCTTAAAGCtatttacaaaaatgaataGCAATACGTAGGCTTTTGCTATATTATTCGCTGCCCTTTGAGCATGCCCCTAAGTTTCAACAGCTTGCATCCATACATCGATCATCCACAGGGTTCTCTCTCGTCCATTGAATATTCTCGTGTAATGCAATAAAGAACGTGACGATAACGAATGGTTAATGTACGTCCATCAGCAGATCAATCATCAGCAAGGTAGAGTACAACGTCAGAGGCTTATGGTATTTAGGAAAAGGACGGCCTTGACATCAGTACTGTGTTTCGGAAACAGTCCCTGTGGAGAAGTACGCATAGCGAGACTCCCGATAACGGCCATAAATCATTGAATGTTACAACAGACAGCTCTGCATGGTATAGGATGTTCGCCATCTTGACCGTACAGTGTTCGCGGCTTGAAAACTTTCGAATCCATCGGCAAGATCGGAGTTTTTCCGGTGTAACAGCTTTCATATACCTCGAAAGCCTCGTCGATGGGTACGTTCTTGTTTCCGTCGACGAGATTCCCATTttgcgttggaatttcgaccatCTGCTCAGACATATTTGGCACTGTTTTCGAGGATGCTGATAATTCTACGTTCACCTTACAGCCATCAGTTTCCTCCTCCACGCTAGCGACACTCTCCCGTGCTAATCTATAATATTTCTGCACGTAGTCGATGTTGACCTGCTCCACTTCGATGCTGTCGTCCTCCGCAGCTTCGCCCTCGCACAGTACCCCCTCGCATTGCAACATCTTTTTCGGGGTTATCACAGGTTCAATCGTCTCCGTCTCCCAACATTCTAACACATCAGGCTCCTCTATGCTGTCTAAGGACATTATCCCGCTACAATTCTCTTCTTCGCCGCTGCTCAACCTCTTCCGTTCCTCCACATTTCTCGTTTCGCTCTTACACGCATCGTTACCGTTAAGCAAGGTGGGCTCATATGCGGAGGTCGTCAACAACTTGCCCTCCTCCGAGACGACGATCTCTCCTTTCTCAAAGGTCCTCACGTTCATCGTATCCTCGACGATTCCTTCGTCGTCGTTCTCGTCCGCGCGACGAGTCTTCGTGTCGATAGTGCTCGTGAGATCCCGACCGGATCTCCCTTGTCTTTTCGTTCGCCTTACGTTGACCCTCTTCGAGTCCATCCGAGAGTTTGAAGCAACCCTCATGCCCGCAACGCTATCTTTGTCAGTAAATTCGCAAACATCGCCAACGGTATCCTGCTGTCTCGGATTGTTCTTCCGTCTTACCGGGTCATCCAGGTGTCCACACGAATCCGACGATGACACCACCTCGTGGTTCAACCTGCCGTCCATGTGTCTGACCCGCCGTCGTTCCCCGGACCTTTTCTTCGCGTCCCTCTTCTTCCTTGAGCTACCGGCGTTGGTCGCCTCCGGCTGTTCCTGACTTTTCACGTTGCTGATCCTTGCGAATTCACTGCAGCTGGTGGTGCGCGACAATGATGCATTGTCCGCGACGCCACCATTAGCAGATAGTGCAGGCATGGGGTTGCCTTGCAAGTTTTTTGGCGGCTCTTCGTCAACGTCGTCCTCGTCCTCCGTTTCGCTATCTCCCGATACGTTCGACGTGATGAAAATGTCCGGCGAGTTTGCTCTGCGAAGCCATTCCGTCACCGCATCCGTAATTGGATAATCGGACAACCGGGTCTGACTTTCGAAGCCGGAGTCCTCATTCGATGCTTCTATCGGATCCTCTTTGCTCAGGTGATTGCACACCTTCTCCATGGCAAGCTCCTTCGACGCTTGATCATCCTCCAACTTGTCATTGCAACGCTCGAACATGGAGTCTGGTTTcgacaaattctccaaattctctaaactcTGGTTCAGATCATTAACCACGAGCTTCGTGTCAGTCTCTGGCTCTGTACTGTCCAGATCTGGACCAGGCGTTGGCTCTCTAACGAATTTTGTACCCTTCGCGTTGTACTTTCGCTTTGGCAAGCTGGTAGTTAAGGATTTGCTGCTCGATAAGGATGCACGGTTCTCTTCATGGATTCCTCCGTTCTCCAGCGGAGCTGTCTTGGGTGTGATGGACCTAGAGCGTACCCGTTCATCATTACAAGGCGACGACGGCTTCGGTACCGTTGCCATACTCGGTGTATCTTCGTTGTTCGAATCGGAGTCTATCTTCCCATTCACCAGGGTCTGTTCCTCAACACCGTTCATCTCGTTACTCGGTCGTTCATCGTTGTCGCTCGATGCGTCGTTCGCTGCTTCGTTATCATTAGTGTTTGGCAGTTTCTCTACCTCCAAGGTCGCCTCTGGGCCAACCTTGTTCGTTGAACACGTTGCCTCTTCCTCCTCGAAGAGGTGGTTCGTCAGTCTATTCGCTTCGTTAGTCGGGTTGgtcgcatcaggagacgtcgatTGACTCTTCtccaacgacgacgacgacgacgcagCTTCATCGAAGTTCACGGCTAGCTTGTCGTCCTTCTGGTTATCGTCGCAGACGACACCGTTACATACCTCGTTATTCTCGTTGTCGGCAATATTCGCGTTGGACGACAACGTGCTAGATTGATTGGTCGAGTTCTCGTCGGAAGTCGGCGTGGACGTTGGAATAGCTGATAACGAGGTATCGGGTTCGTCAACTTGTCGCAACTTGAACTCCTGGCATTCGGGATTCAATGGCCGATTAATGCCGGCGCTGCTGGTCGTTGTCGTGGTCGTGGTCGAGGTTGAACACGCTGTCCAAGATAGACGGGAAGACGATAGACCGGTATCACATTCGGAGCTGTATTCTCCTTCCTCCTCGTCCGTATTACCCTCCGTGTTACCCTgcgtttcagattttttaaattatttcagaatTACATGAAGAACAGgtacaaag
Above is a genomic segment from Megachile rotundata isolate GNS110a chromosome 15, iyMegRotu1, whole genome shotgun sequence containing:
- the LOC100883750 gene encoding uncharacterized protein LOC100883750 isoform X8; this encodes MLFKKGYLSKKKPWAGNANTSATSSTTESQSASHSTAGRGIDGSETTEDQQLLDRDYSTGKYPPMMKPEAQLGYGTFYDHASGYYYEYPVMLVGPAPVPAQVAPSVLTAVPCAPVPLRPIEWINPIFVPKLNGQPYYMMDYEANQCAETAVVSEEQESTMLPVETSNGVYNESCTGSVSCNGSVVGETEEQTTDANALEDEQPVDEQNEEQLEETHANEQHVEEQQLENGLNDGPYMEPLLMQQPVYVSHMTLPQPYMYPGHYMFGPPLINVNGVTIQGGPMIRTMDVGPMSTASAKRRKKKNRRKQRRFATGNTEGNTDEEEGEYSSECDTGLSSSRLSWTACSTSTTTTTTTSSAGINRPLNPECQEFKLRQVDEPDTSLSAIPTSTPTSDENSTNQSSTLSSNANIADNENNEVCNGVVCDDNQKDDKLAVNFDEAASSSSSLEKSQSTSPDATNPTNEANRLTNHLFEEEEATCSTNKVGPEATLEVEKLPNTNDNEAANDASSDNDERPSNEMNGVEEQTLVNGKIDSDSNNEDTPSMATVPKPSSPCNDERVRSRSITPKTAPLENGGIHEENRASLSSSKSLTTSLPKRKYNAKGTKFVREPTPGPDLDSTEPETDTKLVVNDLNQSLENLENLSKPDSMFERCNDKLEDDQASKELAMEKVCNHLSKEDPIEASNEDSGFESQTRLSDYPITDAVTEWLRRANSPDIFITSNVSGDSETEDEDDVDEEPPKNLQGNPMPALSANGGVADNASLSRTTSCSEFARISNVKSQEQPEATNAGSSRKKRDAKKRSGERRRVRHMDGRLNHEVVSSSDSCGHLDDPVRRKNNPRQQDTVGDVCEFTDKDSVAGMRVASNSRMDSKRVNVRRTKRQGRSGRDLTSTIDTKTRRADENDDEGIVEDTMNVRTFEKGEIVVSEEGKLLTTSAYEPTLLNGNDACKSETRNVEERKRLSSGEEENCSGIMSLDSIEEPDVLECWETETIEPVITPKKMLQCEGVLCEGEAAEDDSIEVEQVNIDYVQKYYRLARESVASVEEETDGCKVNVELSASSKTVPNMSEQMVEIPTQNGNLVDGNKNVPIDEAFEVYESCYTGKTPILPMDSKVFKPRTLYGQDGEHPIPCRAVCCNIQ
- the LOC100883750 gene encoding uncharacterized protein LOC100883750 isoform X9, translating into MASRTLAAWSSSQQYGSETTEDQQLLDRDYSTGKYPPMMKPEAQLGYGTFYDHASGYYYEYPVMLVGPAPVPAQVAPSVLTAVPCAPVPLRPIEWINPIFVPKLNGQPYYMMDYEANQCAETAVVSEEQESTMLPVETSNGVYNESCTGSVSCNGSVVGETEEQTTDANALEDEQPVDEQNEEQLEETHANEQHVEEQQLENGLNDGPYMEPLLMQQPVYVSHMTLPQPYMYPGHYMFGPPLINVNGVTIQGGPMIRTMDVGPMSTASAKRRKKKNRRKQRRFATGNTEGNTDEEEGEYSSECDTGLSSSRLSWTACSTSTTTTTTTSSAGINRPLNPECQEFKLRQVDEPDTSLSAIPTSTPTSDENSTNQSSTLSSNANIADNENNEVCNGVVCDDNQKDDKLAVNFDEAASSSSSLEKSQSTSPDATNPTNEANRLTNHLFEEEEATCSTNKVGPEATLEVEKLPNTNDNEAANDASSDNDERPSNEMNGVEEQTLVNGKIDSDSNNEDTPSMATVPKPSSPCNDERVRSRSITPKTAPLENGGIHEENRASLSSSKSLTTSLPKRKYNAKGTKFVREPTPGPDLDSTEPETDTKLVVNDLNQSLENLENLSKPDSMFERCNDKLEDDQASKELAMEKVCNHLSKEDPIEASNEDSGFESQTRLSDYPITDAVTEWLRRANSPDIFITSNVSGDSETEDEDDVDEEPPKNLQGNPMPALSANGGVADNASLSRTTSCSEFARISNVKSQEQPEATNAGSSRKKRDAKKRSGERRRVRHMDGRLNHEVVSSSDSCGHLDDPVRRKNNPRQQDTVGDVCEFTDKDSVAGMRVASNSRMDSKRVNVRRTKRQGRSGRDLTSTIDTKTRRADENDDEGIVEDTMNVRTFEKGEIVVSEEGKLLTTSAYEPTLLNGNDACKSETRNVEERKRLSSGEEENCSGIMSLDSIEEPDVLECWETETIEPVITPKKMLQCEGVLCEGEAAEDDSIEVEQVNIDYVQKYYRLARESVASVEEETDGCKVNVELSASSKTVPNMSEQMVEIPTQNGNLVDGNKNVPIDEAFEVYESCYTGKTPILPMDSKVFKPRTLYGQDGEHPIPCRAVCCNIQ
- the LOC100883750 gene encoding uncharacterized protein LOC100883750 isoform X10 → MASRTLAAWSSSQQYGSETTEDQQLLDRDYSTVPAQVAPSVLTAVPCAPVPLRPIEWINPIFVPKLNGQPYYMMDYEANQCAETAVVSEEQESTMLPVETSNGVYNESCTGSVSCNGSVVGETEEQTTDANALEDEQPVDEQNEEQLEETHANEQHVEEQQLENGLNDGPYMEPLLMQQPVYVSHMTLPQPYMYPGHYMFGPPLINVNGVTIQGGPMIRTMDVGPMSTASAKRRKKKNRRKQRRFATGNTEGNTDEEEGEYSSECDTGLSSSRLSWTACSTSTTTTTTTSSAGINRPLNPECQEFKLRQVDEPDTSLSAIPTSTPTSDENSTNQSSTLSSNANIADNENNEVCNGVVCDDNQKDDKLAVNFDEAASSSSSLEKSQSTSPDATNPTNEANRLTNHLFEEEEATCSTNKVGPEATLEVEKLPNTNDNEAANDASSDNDERPSNEMNGVEEQTLVNGKIDSDSNNEDTPSMATVPKPSSPCNDERVRSRSITPKTAPLENGGIHEENRASLSSSKSLTTSLPKRKYNAKGTKFVREPTPGPDLDSTEPETDTKLVVNDLNQSLENLENLSKPDSMFERCNDKLEDDQASKELAMEKVCNHLSKEDPIEASNEDSGFESQTRLSDYPITDAVTEWLRRANSPDIFITSNVSGDSETEDEDDVDEEPPKNLQGNPMPALSANGGVADNASLSRTTSCSEFARISNVKSQEQPEATNAGSSRKKRDAKKRSGERRRVRHMDGRLNHEVVSSSDSCGHLDDPVRRKNNPRQQDTVGDVCEFTDKDSVAGMRVASNSRMDSKRVNVRRTKRQGRSGRDLTSTIDTKTRRADENDDEGIVEDTMNVRTFEKGEIVVSEEGKLLTTSAYEPTLLNGNDACKSETRNVEERKRLSSGEEENCSGIMSLDSIEEPDVLECWETETIEPVITPKKMLQCEGVLCEGEAAEDDSIEVEQVNIDYVQKYYRLARESVASVEEETDGCKVNVELSASSKTVPNMSEQMVEIPTQNGNLVDGNKNVPIDEAFEVYESCYTGKTPILPMDSKVFKPRTLYGQDGEHPIPCRAVCCNIQ